Proteins from a single region of Harpia harpyja isolate bHarHar1 chromosome 14, bHarHar1 primary haplotype, whole genome shotgun sequence:
- the SLC26A11 gene encoding sodium-independent sulfate anion transporter isoform X2: MRREPPVPRLGTGGLPGGSPSPPPLQPRPRGGARSRFGPARSAGRPAASPGRPESSGPRGVPGGGWRPEPAGLGDAAPGMAAPGPRQRGRSCPCPGLRTRLPVLRWLPRYSSAWLQLDLIAGLTVGLTVVPQALAYAEVAGLPLQYGLYSSFMGCFVYCFLGTAKDVTLGPTAIMSLLVSSYAFHEPVYAILLAFLSGCIQLAMGILHLGFLLDFISSPVIKGFTSAASITISFNQVKNILGLQGIPRQFFLQVYETLRRIGETRAGDAVLGLACLAALAGLRVMKSRLPRAAPAEPLAVRASYLVVWTSATACNALVVLFAGLVAYSFQVMGSQPLTLTGSIPQGLPAFRLPRFSVAAPNGTVPFWSMVEDMGVGLAVVPLMGLLETVAIAKAFASQNDYRIDPNQELLAMGFANILGSFVSSYPITGSFGRTAVNAQSGVCTPAGGLVTGTLVLLSLAYLTSLFYYIPKAALAAVIISAVVPMFDAGIFRTLWRVKRLDLVPLCVTFLLCFWEVQYGIVAGVLVSGILLLYSIARPPIKVSEGDALLLQPGSSLHFPAIEYLRDVVCSRALAASPSRPIVLDCCHISSIDYTVVVGLAELQQELRKHGLSLAFCSLQDPVLQVLLSADLEGFQHFPSREEAERSGGAEPGGSGAAPFASTSESSLLPAGLIQ, from the exons ATGCGCCGGGAGCCGCCGGTCCCGCGGCTGGGAACGGGGGGTCTCCCCGGcggctccccctcccccccccccctccagccccggccccgcgggggtgCCCGGTCCCGCTTCGGCCCGGCCCGCTCTGCGGGGCGTCCTGCCGCCTCCCCGGGGCGACCGGAGAGCTCCGGGCCCCGCGGCGTGCCCGGAGGGGGCTGGAGGCCGGAGCCGGCCGGGCTGGGGGACGCTGCCCCGGGCATGGCGGCGCCGGGTCCCCGGCAGCGCGGGCGGAGCTGCCCGTGCCCGGGGCTGCGGACGAGGCTGCCCGTCCTGCGCTGGCTCCCGCGTTATTCCTCGGCCTGGCTGCAGCTCGACCTGATCGCCGGCCTGACCGTGGGGCTCACCGTCGTGCCGCAGGCGCTGGCGTACGCCGAGGTGGCCGGGCTGCCTCTCCAG TACGGCCTCTATTCTTCCTTCATGGGCTGCTTTGTCTACTGCTTCCTGGGCACCGCCAAGGACGTGACGCTGGGTCCCACAGCCATCATGTCGCTGCTTGTCTCTTCTTACGCCTTCCACGAGCCTGTCTATGCCATCCTGCTCGCCTTCCTCTCCGGCTGCATCCAGCTGGCCATGGGGATCCTGCACCTCG GTTTTCTTCTGGACTTCATTTCCTCCCCAGTCATTAAAGGGTTTACATCGGCTGCTTCCATCACCATTAGCTTCAACCAGGTCAAG AACATCCTGGGACTGCAGGGGATTCCTCGGCAATTTTTCCTGCAGGTGTATGAGACGCTGAGGAGGATTGGGGAGACCAG ggctggggatgccgTCCTGGGGCTGGCCTGCCTGGCCGCGCTGGCAGGGCTCCGGGTGATGAAGAGCCGCCTGCCCCGAGCTGCCCCTGCGGAGCCGCTGGCTGTCAGAGCCAGCTACCTCGTCGTCTGGACCTCCGCCACGG CATGCAACGCCCTCGTAGTCCTGTTTGCTGGCCTGGTAGCTTACTCCTTCCAGGTGATGGGCTCCCAGCCGCTCACGCTCACCGGCAGCATCCCCCAGGGCCTCCCTGCCTTCCGGCTGCCACGCTTCTCCGTGGCGGCACCCAACGGCACGGTCCCCTTCTGGAGCATGGTGGAG gacATGGGGGTCGGGCTGGCCGTGGTCCCACTCATGGGCCTGCTGGAGACCGTTGCGATTGCCAAGGCTTTTG CCTCACAGAACGATTACAGGATTGACCCCAACCAGGAGCTGCTGGCTATGG gCTTTGCCAACATCCTGGGCTCCTTCGTCTCGTCGTATCCCATCACGGGCAGCTTTGGCCG GACAGCGGTGAACGCGCAATCGGGTGTCTGCACCCCCGCGGGAGGGCTCGTCACAG GCACCCTGGTCCTGCTCTCGCTGGCGTACCTCACCTCACTCTTCTACTACATCCCCAAAGCGGCGCTGGCCGCCGTCATCATCTCGGCTGTGGTCCCCATGTTTGATGCTGGGATCTTCAGGACGCTCTGGCGGGTTAAGA GGCTGGACCTCGTGCCCCTCTGCGTGACGttcctgctctgcttctgggAGGTCCAGTACGGCATCGTGGCCGGGGTGCTGGTCTCAGGGATTCTTCTGCTCTACTCCATTGCCAGGCCTCCAATAAAG GTGTCAGAGGGGGACGCGCTCCTCCTGCAGCCGGGGAGCAGCCTGCACTTCCCAGCCATCGAGTACCTCCGGGATGTCGTGTGCAGCCGTGCTCTGGCAG CATCTCCATCACGCCCCATCGTCCTGGACTGTTGCCACATCAGCAGCATTGATTACACAgtggtggtggggctggcagagctgcagcaggagctgcgcAAGCACGGCCTCTCGCTGGCCTTCTGCAGCCTGCAG GACCCTGTTCTCCAAGTCCTGCTGTCCGCAGACCTAGAAGGATTCCAGCATTTCCCCAGCCGGGAGGAGGCAG AGCGGTCCGGAGGAGCGGagccggggggcagcggggcagccccCTTCGCCAGCACCAGCGAGAGCTCGCTGCTGCCCGCGGGGCTCATCCAGTGA
- the SLC26A11 gene encoding sodium-independent sulfate anion transporter isoform X4 produces MRREPPVPRLGTGGLPGGSPSPPPLQPRPRGGARSRFGPARSAGRPAASPGRPESSGPRGVPGGGWRPEPAGLGDAAPGMAAPGPRQRGRSCPCPGLRTRLPVLRWLPRYSSAWLQLDLIAGLTVGLTVVPQALAYAEVAGLPLQYGLYSSFMGCFVYCFLGTAKDVTLGPTAIMSLLVSSYAFHEPVYAILLAFLSGCIQLAMGILHLGFLLDFISSPVIKGFTSAASITISFNQVKNILGLQGIPRQFFLQVYETLRRIGETRAGDAVLGLACLAALAGLRVMKSRLPRAAPAEPLAVRASYLVVWTSATACNALVVLFAGLVAYSFQVMGSQPLTLTGSIPQGLPAFRLPRFSVAAPNGTVPFWSMVEDMGVGLAVVPLMGLLETVAIAKAFASQNDYRIDPNQELLAMGFANILGSFVSSYPITGSFGRTAVNAQSGVCTPAGGLVTGTLVLLSLAYLTSLFYYIPKAALAAVIISAVVPMFDAGIFRTLWRVKRLDLVPLCVTFLLCFWEVQYGIVAGVLVSGILLLYSIARPPIKHLHHAPSSWTVATSAALITQWWWGWQSCSRSCASTASRWPSAACRTLFSKSCCPQT; encoded by the exons ATGCGCCGGGAGCCGCCGGTCCCGCGGCTGGGAACGGGGGGTCTCCCCGGcggctccccctcccccccccccctccagccccggccccgcgggggtgCCCGGTCCCGCTTCGGCCCGGCCCGCTCTGCGGGGCGTCCTGCCGCCTCCCCGGGGCGACCGGAGAGCTCCGGGCCCCGCGGCGTGCCCGGAGGGGGCTGGAGGCCGGAGCCGGCCGGGCTGGGGGACGCTGCCCCGGGCATGGCGGCGCCGGGTCCCCGGCAGCGCGGGCGGAGCTGCCCGTGCCCGGGGCTGCGGACGAGGCTGCCCGTCCTGCGCTGGCTCCCGCGTTATTCCTCGGCCTGGCTGCAGCTCGACCTGATCGCCGGCCTGACCGTGGGGCTCACCGTCGTGCCGCAGGCGCTGGCGTACGCCGAGGTGGCCGGGCTGCCTCTCCAG TACGGCCTCTATTCTTCCTTCATGGGCTGCTTTGTCTACTGCTTCCTGGGCACCGCCAAGGACGTGACGCTGGGTCCCACAGCCATCATGTCGCTGCTTGTCTCTTCTTACGCCTTCCACGAGCCTGTCTATGCCATCCTGCTCGCCTTCCTCTCCGGCTGCATCCAGCTGGCCATGGGGATCCTGCACCTCG GTTTTCTTCTGGACTTCATTTCCTCCCCAGTCATTAAAGGGTTTACATCGGCTGCTTCCATCACCATTAGCTTCAACCAGGTCAAG AACATCCTGGGACTGCAGGGGATTCCTCGGCAATTTTTCCTGCAGGTGTATGAGACGCTGAGGAGGATTGGGGAGACCAG ggctggggatgccgTCCTGGGGCTGGCCTGCCTGGCCGCGCTGGCAGGGCTCCGGGTGATGAAGAGCCGCCTGCCCCGAGCTGCCCCTGCGGAGCCGCTGGCTGTCAGAGCCAGCTACCTCGTCGTCTGGACCTCCGCCACGG CATGCAACGCCCTCGTAGTCCTGTTTGCTGGCCTGGTAGCTTACTCCTTCCAGGTGATGGGCTCCCAGCCGCTCACGCTCACCGGCAGCATCCCCCAGGGCCTCCCTGCCTTCCGGCTGCCACGCTTCTCCGTGGCGGCACCCAACGGCACGGTCCCCTTCTGGAGCATGGTGGAG gacATGGGGGTCGGGCTGGCCGTGGTCCCACTCATGGGCCTGCTGGAGACCGTTGCGATTGCCAAGGCTTTTG CCTCACAGAACGATTACAGGATTGACCCCAACCAGGAGCTGCTGGCTATGG gCTTTGCCAACATCCTGGGCTCCTTCGTCTCGTCGTATCCCATCACGGGCAGCTTTGGCCG GACAGCGGTGAACGCGCAATCGGGTGTCTGCACCCCCGCGGGAGGGCTCGTCACAG GCACCCTGGTCCTGCTCTCGCTGGCGTACCTCACCTCACTCTTCTACTACATCCCCAAAGCGGCGCTGGCCGCCGTCATCATCTCGGCTGTGGTCCCCATGTTTGATGCTGGGATCTTCAGGACGCTCTGGCGGGTTAAGA GGCTGGACCTCGTGCCCCTCTGCGTGACGttcctgctctgcttctgggAGGTCCAGTACGGCATCGTGGCCGGGGTGCTGGTCTCAGGGATTCTTCTGCTCTACTCCATTGCCAGGCCTCCAATAAAG CATCTCCATCACGCCCCATCGTCCTGGACTGTTGCCACATCAGCAGCATTGATTACACAgtggtggtggggctggcagagctgcagcaggagctgcgcAAGCACGGCCTCTCGCTGGCCTTCTGCAGCCTGCAG GACCCTGTTCTCCAAGTCCTGCTGTCCGCAGACCTAG
- the SGSH gene encoding N-sulphoglucosamine sulphohydrolase isoform X2, protein MRSWAPVLLLLLLSALRTGGALAPAPARNVLLLLADDGGFESGTYNNSAIRTPNLDALARRSVVFQNAFTSVSSCSPSRASILTGLPQHQNGMYGLHQDVHHFNSFDSVQSLPRLLSQARVRTGIIGKKHVGPQAVYPFDFAYTEENSSVLQVGRNITRIKALVRQFLQSQDESPFFLYVAFHDPHRCGHSQPQYGAFCEKFGNGESGMGWIPDWKPQLYRPEQVQVPHFVPDTPAARADLAAQYTTIGRMDQGIGLVLEELRRAGFHNSTLVIYTSDNGIPFPSGRTNLYRSGTAEPLLISSPEHTERWGQVSQAFATLLDLTPTILDWFSIPYPSYSIFGTKRVQLTGKSLLPALESEQPWATAFSSQSHHEDFYVSPTFQDLLNRTRAGQPTHWNKTLHQYYYRDRWELFDCSRDPTESQNLAPDPRYATVFQLLRTQLLKWQWDTGDPWVCAPDAVLEEKLSPQCRPLHNEL, encoded by the exons aTGCGGTCTTGGGcgccggtgctgctgctgctgctgctgagcgcgCTCCGGACCGGCGGGGCCctagccccggccccggcccgcaaCGTGCTGCTTCTCCTGG CGGATGACGGTGGCTTTGAGAGCGGCACCTACAACAACTCGGCCATCCGGACGCCCAACCTGGATGCGCTGGCCCGGCGCAGCGTGGTCTTCCAGAACGCCTTCACCTCCGTCAGCAGCTGCTCCCCCAGCCGGGCCAGCATCCTGACCGGCTTACCCCAG CACCAGAATGGGATGTACGGGCTGCACCAGGACGTGCACCACTTCAACTCCTTCGACAGCGTGCAGAGCCTGCCCCGGCTGCTCAGCCAAGCACGTGTCCGGACAG GGATAATTGGGAAGAAGCATGTTGGGCCCCAGGCTGTCTACCCCTTCGACTTCGCCTACACGGAGGAGAACAGTTCGGTCTTGCAGGTTGGGAGAAACATCACTCGAATCAAAGCGCTTGTCCGGCAGTTCCTGCAGAGCCAGGATGAGAG CCCTTTCTTCCTCTACGTCGCCTTCCACGACCCCCACCGCTGCGGGCACTCCCAGCCCCAGTATGGGGCCTTTTGTGAGAAATTTGGCAACGGAGAGAGCGGCATGGGCTGGATCCCTGACTGGAAGCCACAGCTCTACCGCCCGGAGCAAGTGCAG GTTCCCCACTTTGTTCCAGACACGCCGGCTGCCCGGGCGGACCTGGCAGCCCAGTACACAACCATCGGGCGCATGGACCAAG GGATCGGGCTGGTCCTGGAGGAGCTGCGGCGTGCCGGCTTCCACAACAGCACGCTGGTGATCTACACCTCCGACAACGGCATCCCCTTCCCCAGCGGCAGGACCAACCTCTACCGGTCTGGCACCGCCGAGCCCCTGCTGATCTCCTCCCCCGAGCACACCGAGCGCTGGGGACAGGTCAGCCAGGCCTTCGCCACCCTCCTGG aTCTGACACCGACCATTTTGGACTGGTTCTCCATCCCCTACCCTTCTTACAGCATCTTTGGCACGAAGCGGGTGCAGCTCACTGGAAAGTCTCTCCTGCCAGCGCTGGAGTCGGAGCAGCCCTGGGCCACCGCCTTCAGCAGCCAGAGCCACCACGAG GACTTCTACGTCTCGCCCACTTTCCAAGACCTGCTAAACCGCACCAGGGCCGGGCAGCCAACCCACTGGAACAAGACCCTGCACCAGTACTACTACAGGGACCGCTGGGAACTCTTCGACTGCAGCCGTGACCCCACCGAGAGCCAGAACCTGGCCCCTGACCCCCGCTACGCCACCGTCTTCCAGCTGCTTCGCACGCAGCtcttgaagtggcagtgggacacgGGTGACCCTTGGGTATGTGCCCCTGACGCTGTCCTGGAGGAGAAACTGAGCCCCCAGTGCCGGCCACTGCACAACGAGCTGTGA
- the SLC26A11 gene encoding sodium-independent sulfate anion transporter isoform X3 translates to MRREPPVPRLGTGGLPGGSPSPPPLQPRPRGGARSRFGPARSAGRPAASPGRPESSGPRGVPGGGWRPEPAGLGDAAPGMAAPGPRQRGRSCPCPGLRTRLPVLRWLPRYSSAWLQLDLIAGLTVGLTVVPQALAYAEVAGLPLQYGLYSSFMGCFVYCFLGTAKDVTLGPTAIMSLLVSSYAFHEPVYAILLAFLSGCIQLAMGILHLGFLLDFISSPVIKGFTSAASITISFNQVKNILGLQGIPRQFFLQVYETLRRIGETRAGDAVLGLACLAALAGLRVMKSRLPRAAPAEPLAVRASYLVVWTSATACNALVVLFAGLVAYSFQVMGSQPLTLTGSIPQGLPAFRLPRFSVAAPNGTVPFWSMVEDMGVGLAVVPLMGLLETVAIAKAFGFANILGSFVSSYPITGSFGRTAVNAQSGVCTPAGGLVTGTLVLLSLAYLTSLFYYIPKAALAAVIISAVVPMFDAGIFRTLWRVKRLDLVPLCVTFLLCFWEVQYGIVAGVLVSGILLLYSIARPPIKVSEGDALLLQPGSSLHFPAIEYLRDVVCSRALAAASPSRPIVLDCCHISSIDYTVVVGLAELQQELRKHGLSLAFCSLQDPVLQVLLSADLEGFQHFPSREEAERSGGAEPGGSGAAPFASTSESSLLPAGLIQ, encoded by the exons ATGCGCCGGGAGCCGCCGGTCCCGCGGCTGGGAACGGGGGGTCTCCCCGGcggctccccctcccccccccccctccagccccggccccgcgggggtgCCCGGTCCCGCTTCGGCCCGGCCCGCTCTGCGGGGCGTCCTGCCGCCTCCCCGGGGCGACCGGAGAGCTCCGGGCCCCGCGGCGTGCCCGGAGGGGGCTGGAGGCCGGAGCCGGCCGGGCTGGGGGACGCTGCCCCGGGCATGGCGGCGCCGGGTCCCCGGCAGCGCGGGCGGAGCTGCCCGTGCCCGGGGCTGCGGACGAGGCTGCCCGTCCTGCGCTGGCTCCCGCGTTATTCCTCGGCCTGGCTGCAGCTCGACCTGATCGCCGGCCTGACCGTGGGGCTCACCGTCGTGCCGCAGGCGCTGGCGTACGCCGAGGTGGCCGGGCTGCCTCTCCAG TACGGCCTCTATTCTTCCTTCATGGGCTGCTTTGTCTACTGCTTCCTGGGCACCGCCAAGGACGTGACGCTGGGTCCCACAGCCATCATGTCGCTGCTTGTCTCTTCTTACGCCTTCCACGAGCCTGTCTATGCCATCCTGCTCGCCTTCCTCTCCGGCTGCATCCAGCTGGCCATGGGGATCCTGCACCTCG GTTTTCTTCTGGACTTCATTTCCTCCCCAGTCATTAAAGGGTTTACATCGGCTGCTTCCATCACCATTAGCTTCAACCAGGTCAAG AACATCCTGGGACTGCAGGGGATTCCTCGGCAATTTTTCCTGCAGGTGTATGAGACGCTGAGGAGGATTGGGGAGACCAG ggctggggatgccgTCCTGGGGCTGGCCTGCCTGGCCGCGCTGGCAGGGCTCCGGGTGATGAAGAGCCGCCTGCCCCGAGCTGCCCCTGCGGAGCCGCTGGCTGTCAGAGCCAGCTACCTCGTCGTCTGGACCTCCGCCACGG CATGCAACGCCCTCGTAGTCCTGTTTGCTGGCCTGGTAGCTTACTCCTTCCAGGTGATGGGCTCCCAGCCGCTCACGCTCACCGGCAGCATCCCCCAGGGCCTCCCTGCCTTCCGGCTGCCACGCTTCTCCGTGGCGGCACCCAACGGCACGGTCCCCTTCTGGAGCATGGTGGAG gacATGGGGGTCGGGCTGGCCGTGGTCCCACTCATGGGCCTGCTGGAGACCGTTGCGATTGCCAAGGCTTTTG gCTTTGCCAACATCCTGGGCTCCTTCGTCTCGTCGTATCCCATCACGGGCAGCTTTGGCCG GACAGCGGTGAACGCGCAATCGGGTGTCTGCACCCCCGCGGGAGGGCTCGTCACAG GCACCCTGGTCCTGCTCTCGCTGGCGTACCTCACCTCACTCTTCTACTACATCCCCAAAGCGGCGCTGGCCGCCGTCATCATCTCGGCTGTGGTCCCCATGTTTGATGCTGGGATCTTCAGGACGCTCTGGCGGGTTAAGA GGCTGGACCTCGTGCCCCTCTGCGTGACGttcctgctctgcttctgggAGGTCCAGTACGGCATCGTGGCCGGGGTGCTGGTCTCAGGGATTCTTCTGCTCTACTCCATTGCCAGGCCTCCAATAAAG GTGTCAGAGGGGGACGCGCTCCTCCTGCAGCCGGGGAGCAGCCTGCACTTCCCAGCCATCGAGTACCTCCGGGATGTCGTGTGCAGCCGTGCTCTGGCAG CAGCATCTCCATCACGCCCCATCGTCCTGGACTGTTGCCACATCAGCAGCATTGATTACACAgtggtggtggggctggcagagctgcagcaggagctgcgcAAGCACGGCCTCTCGCTGGCCTTCTGCAGCCTGCAG GACCCTGTTCTCCAAGTCCTGCTGTCCGCAGACCTAGAAGGATTCCAGCATTTCCCCAGCCGGGAGGAGGCAG AGCGGTCCGGAGGAGCGGagccggggggcagcggggcagccccCTTCGCCAGCACCAGCGAGAGCTCGCTGCTGCCCGCGGGGCTCATCCAGTGA
- the SGSH gene encoding N-sulphoglucosamine sulphohydrolase isoform X1, protein MRSWAPVLLLLLLSALRTGGALAPAPARNVLLLLADDGGFESGTYNNSAIRTPNLDALARRSVVFQNAFTSVSSCSPSRASILTGLPQHQNGMYGLHQDVHHFNSFDSVQSLPRLLSQARVRTGIIGKKHVGPQAVYPFDFAYTEENSSVLQVGRNITRIKALVRQFLQSQDESPFFLYVAFHDPHRCGHSQPQYGAFCEKFGNGESGMGWIPDWKPQLYRPEQVQVPHFVPDTPAARADLAAQYTTIGRMDQGIGLVLEELRRAGFHNSTLVIYTSDNGIPFPSGRTNLYRSGTAEPLLISSPEHTERWGQVSQAFATLLDLTPTILDWFSIPYPSYSIFGTKRVQLTGKSLLPALESEQPWATAFSSQSHHEVTMYYPMRAIQHHQFRLIHNLNYKMPFPIDQDFYVSPTFQDLLNRTRAGQPTHWNKTLHQYYYRDRWELFDCSRDPTESQNLAPDPRYATVFQLLRTQLLKWQWDTGDPWVCAPDAVLEEKLSPQCRPLHNEL, encoded by the exons aTGCGGTCTTGGGcgccggtgctgctgctgctgctgctgagcgcgCTCCGGACCGGCGGGGCCctagccccggccccggcccgcaaCGTGCTGCTTCTCCTGG CGGATGACGGTGGCTTTGAGAGCGGCACCTACAACAACTCGGCCATCCGGACGCCCAACCTGGATGCGCTGGCCCGGCGCAGCGTGGTCTTCCAGAACGCCTTCACCTCCGTCAGCAGCTGCTCCCCCAGCCGGGCCAGCATCCTGACCGGCTTACCCCAG CACCAGAATGGGATGTACGGGCTGCACCAGGACGTGCACCACTTCAACTCCTTCGACAGCGTGCAGAGCCTGCCCCGGCTGCTCAGCCAAGCACGTGTCCGGACAG GGATAATTGGGAAGAAGCATGTTGGGCCCCAGGCTGTCTACCCCTTCGACTTCGCCTACACGGAGGAGAACAGTTCGGTCTTGCAGGTTGGGAGAAACATCACTCGAATCAAAGCGCTTGTCCGGCAGTTCCTGCAGAGCCAGGATGAGAG CCCTTTCTTCCTCTACGTCGCCTTCCACGACCCCCACCGCTGCGGGCACTCCCAGCCCCAGTATGGGGCCTTTTGTGAGAAATTTGGCAACGGAGAGAGCGGCATGGGCTGGATCCCTGACTGGAAGCCACAGCTCTACCGCCCGGAGCAAGTGCAG GTTCCCCACTTTGTTCCAGACACGCCGGCTGCCCGGGCGGACCTGGCAGCCCAGTACACAACCATCGGGCGCATGGACCAAG GGATCGGGCTGGTCCTGGAGGAGCTGCGGCGTGCCGGCTTCCACAACAGCACGCTGGTGATCTACACCTCCGACAACGGCATCCCCTTCCCCAGCGGCAGGACCAACCTCTACCGGTCTGGCACCGCCGAGCCCCTGCTGATCTCCTCCCCCGAGCACACCGAGCGCTGGGGACAGGTCAGCCAGGCCTTCGCCACCCTCCTGG aTCTGACACCGACCATTTTGGACTGGTTCTCCATCCCCTACCCTTCTTACAGCATCTTTGGCACGAAGCGGGTGCAGCTCACTGGAAAGTCTCTCCTGCCAGCGCTGGAGTCGGAGCAGCCCTGGGCCACCGCCTTCAGCAGCCAGAGCCACCACGAGGTGACCATGTACTACCCCATGCGAGCCATCCAGCACCACCAGTTCCGCCTCATTCACAACCTCAACTACAAGATGCCCTTTCCCATCGACCAGGACTTCTACGTCTCGCCCACTTTCCAAGACCTGCTAAACCGCACCAGGGCCGGGCAGCCAACCCACTGGAACAAGACCCTGCACCAGTACTACTACAGGGACCGCTGGGAACTCTTCGACTGCAGCCGTGACCCCACCGAGAGCCAGAACCTGGCCCCTGACCCCCGCTACGCCACCGTCTTCCAGCTGCTTCGCACGCAGCtcttgaagtggcagtgggacacgGGTGACCCTTGGGTATGTGCCCCTGACGCTGTCCTGGAGGAGAAACTGAGCCCCCAGTGCCGGCCACTGCACAACGAGCTGTGA
- the SLC26A11 gene encoding sodium-independent sulfate anion transporter isoform X1: MRREPPVPRLGTGGLPGGSPSPPPLQPRPRGGARSRFGPARSAGRPAASPGRPESSGPRGVPGGGWRPEPAGLGDAAPGMAAPGPRQRGRSCPCPGLRTRLPVLRWLPRYSSAWLQLDLIAGLTVGLTVVPQALAYAEVAGLPLQYGLYSSFMGCFVYCFLGTAKDVTLGPTAIMSLLVSSYAFHEPVYAILLAFLSGCIQLAMGILHLGFLLDFISSPVIKGFTSAASITISFNQVKNILGLQGIPRQFFLQVYETLRRIGETRAGDAVLGLACLAALAGLRVMKSRLPRAAPAEPLAVRASYLVVWTSATACNALVVLFAGLVAYSFQVMGSQPLTLTGSIPQGLPAFRLPRFSVAAPNGTVPFWSMVEDMGVGLAVVPLMGLLETVAIAKAFASQNDYRIDPNQELLAMGFANILGSFVSSYPITGSFGRTAVNAQSGVCTPAGGLVTGTLVLLSLAYLTSLFYYIPKAALAAVIISAVVPMFDAGIFRTLWRVKRLDLVPLCVTFLLCFWEVQYGIVAGVLVSGILLLYSIARPPIKVSEGDALLLQPGSSLHFPAIEYLRDVVCSRALAAASPSRPIVLDCCHISSIDYTVVVGLAELQQELRKHGLSLAFCSLQDPVLQVLLSADLEGFQHFPSREEAERSGGAEPGGSGAAPFASTSESSLLPAGLIQ; this comes from the exons ATGCGCCGGGAGCCGCCGGTCCCGCGGCTGGGAACGGGGGGTCTCCCCGGcggctccccctcccccccccccctccagccccggccccgcgggggtgCCCGGTCCCGCTTCGGCCCGGCCCGCTCTGCGGGGCGTCCTGCCGCCTCCCCGGGGCGACCGGAGAGCTCCGGGCCCCGCGGCGTGCCCGGAGGGGGCTGGAGGCCGGAGCCGGCCGGGCTGGGGGACGCTGCCCCGGGCATGGCGGCGCCGGGTCCCCGGCAGCGCGGGCGGAGCTGCCCGTGCCCGGGGCTGCGGACGAGGCTGCCCGTCCTGCGCTGGCTCCCGCGTTATTCCTCGGCCTGGCTGCAGCTCGACCTGATCGCCGGCCTGACCGTGGGGCTCACCGTCGTGCCGCAGGCGCTGGCGTACGCCGAGGTGGCCGGGCTGCCTCTCCAG TACGGCCTCTATTCTTCCTTCATGGGCTGCTTTGTCTACTGCTTCCTGGGCACCGCCAAGGACGTGACGCTGGGTCCCACAGCCATCATGTCGCTGCTTGTCTCTTCTTACGCCTTCCACGAGCCTGTCTATGCCATCCTGCTCGCCTTCCTCTCCGGCTGCATCCAGCTGGCCATGGGGATCCTGCACCTCG GTTTTCTTCTGGACTTCATTTCCTCCCCAGTCATTAAAGGGTTTACATCGGCTGCTTCCATCACCATTAGCTTCAACCAGGTCAAG AACATCCTGGGACTGCAGGGGATTCCTCGGCAATTTTTCCTGCAGGTGTATGAGACGCTGAGGAGGATTGGGGAGACCAG ggctggggatgccgTCCTGGGGCTGGCCTGCCTGGCCGCGCTGGCAGGGCTCCGGGTGATGAAGAGCCGCCTGCCCCGAGCTGCCCCTGCGGAGCCGCTGGCTGTCAGAGCCAGCTACCTCGTCGTCTGGACCTCCGCCACGG CATGCAACGCCCTCGTAGTCCTGTTTGCTGGCCTGGTAGCTTACTCCTTCCAGGTGATGGGCTCCCAGCCGCTCACGCTCACCGGCAGCATCCCCCAGGGCCTCCCTGCCTTCCGGCTGCCACGCTTCTCCGTGGCGGCACCCAACGGCACGGTCCCCTTCTGGAGCATGGTGGAG gacATGGGGGTCGGGCTGGCCGTGGTCCCACTCATGGGCCTGCTGGAGACCGTTGCGATTGCCAAGGCTTTTG CCTCACAGAACGATTACAGGATTGACCCCAACCAGGAGCTGCTGGCTATGG gCTTTGCCAACATCCTGGGCTCCTTCGTCTCGTCGTATCCCATCACGGGCAGCTTTGGCCG GACAGCGGTGAACGCGCAATCGGGTGTCTGCACCCCCGCGGGAGGGCTCGTCACAG GCACCCTGGTCCTGCTCTCGCTGGCGTACCTCACCTCACTCTTCTACTACATCCCCAAAGCGGCGCTGGCCGCCGTCATCATCTCGGCTGTGGTCCCCATGTTTGATGCTGGGATCTTCAGGACGCTCTGGCGGGTTAAGA GGCTGGACCTCGTGCCCCTCTGCGTGACGttcctgctctgcttctgggAGGTCCAGTACGGCATCGTGGCCGGGGTGCTGGTCTCAGGGATTCTTCTGCTCTACTCCATTGCCAGGCCTCCAATAAAG GTGTCAGAGGGGGACGCGCTCCTCCTGCAGCCGGGGAGCAGCCTGCACTTCCCAGCCATCGAGTACCTCCGGGATGTCGTGTGCAGCCGTGCTCTGGCAG CAGCATCTCCATCACGCCCCATCGTCCTGGACTGTTGCCACATCAGCAGCATTGATTACACAgtggtggtggggctggcagagctgcagcaggagctgcgcAAGCACGGCCTCTCGCTGGCCTTCTGCAGCCTGCAG GACCCTGTTCTCCAAGTCCTGCTGTCCGCAGACCTAGAAGGATTCCAGCATTTCCCCAGCCGGGAGGAGGCAG AGCGGTCCGGAGGAGCGGagccggggggcagcggggcagccccCTTCGCCAGCACCAGCGAGAGCTCGCTGCTGCCCGCGGGGCTCATCCAGTGA